The sequence tCAATTTGACTTACGGATACTGCCGAACGTATCCAATATCTTGAAGAGACGGACGGCCCTTAGGAAAATGTTTAAGATGCTGCGGTGGAGGTACGTAAAACTTGCGAAAATCGAGAGCCAGATGCTCATGCGTTAGCGTTTTTCCAAGCTCGGACAACGGTTTACGTCCTAGTACTTGCATCGGAAAATAATAAGCAATGATAAactttagattttaatatatcgaaagctttgcaatttaatttaaaaataataaattataattttttactcaaGCATCTAATCGCGCGTATTATTTCGTATTTCTTAACTCTCTTTgcttaacttttatttacttcccttttaatttagatattttttaaattaacatacactTACCTGTGTTTACAATATCCGAACAGTTGTCAGTCATCATCACTCTTCGTcgtttacaaattaaaaagctCAATAATCTGCGTCCTGCACTTTACGATTAATACAGaaaaatcactttttaaaattccatAAGCTTGGAATTATTTCGCGGTTGGCATAGAAATGTAGGCACATCTGCTCGCTACAagctataatttataactgcTGTGACGTGTTTACTGCATACTTTAGAATCAACCTAACTCAACCTGGAGATACTCGTTATCTCTCTGTGCTCAGCGCCATTCTCAAACATTTAAATGCTGTTTCAATgcttaataaaacattatcatCGCTACAAGGAGTAGAACTTACTGAAAACACGACTTATATACATAGACTTGCAATTTGTACACAAAGATAACGCACCTGTAAGAAGCATGAAGTTGCGTTTTCGTCTATTATGCCTGgcatttatctataaaaatattttttgaaagtcGTCCAATATCGTATATTGCTCTTCGAGCTCTGCTTCTCTTGGTAAATGCTGTTACagaatgatattttaaatacattttattatttaattcttttcgaaaatattttgcattaaaagaCATATGTGTCATCTtaacataaaagtatttttcgaAAATCGTTCAGTGTATTTCTTAAACCTTGATCTTTTTCGTTAATAACACTATTCTAAaactttctattatttaattttttggagaGCCTGCCTCGCAGTGaagaataacatattttacttAGTTCTCACTATtgtctaatttattatatttgaatattttattttatacagcatgcaatatatgttttatgcGGCAAAAGGAGAATCGAAACTTCGATCAACTTTTGGTAatgtattctttaataatatattatatattttttgtgatatttaataacaatgagTAAACATTTCAACGATATATTTTCGTAGCTTCGTCGTGCAGTCACACAACCATCATGTTTGAGAATCCCTTAATTATCTGTCCGAAGCATTCCGTTGATTGATCCTCGATGTACTCGATAtactcttaattaattaagatcaTCTACGCATCGCTCTATTTGCAGCACATAATTTTTTCGCGATTTGACGAGCTATCGCGTCGTAATCGTATCGAGTCCCGTATACCATTGTCGAGCCTCGCACTCAGCACCTTATCCACCAAGTAGCGCATCGCTGCATCTGTAAATTTCGTGATAGAATGTGCAATCAGTTCTCTGTTCATTAACATGTAACGAGGAATAACAATGGATTCCACCTTTAGTTACgcaattttcaaaaagagtggcattaaactttaatgcaaaaaagttttacgcccgaaattataaatataaaaatattaataataataccgataattattttctaaataacaacaaataataacaaatatataagcGTGAAAAAACttaagcataattaaaaatcaattaataagaGAGATGATAATGTCCCCTTACCGACATTGGTGTTGTTCTTTGCGGAAGTCGCGTACCAGGCATATATTTTGTTCTCTTTGCAGAATTTTGAGATCTGCTCATCGGTCACGGCGACTGATATGTCGCATTTATTCGCCAGGAGTACGACTGGTATACCCGAACCATCCGGTAGCGTGACTTTCTCCCTGAGATCGTTCAGCCACTTTTTCATTGACTGGAAGGTCGCCGCACGTGAAATGTCGAATACAAGAGCCGCTGCCACCCTACGTGCAGGTCAAatcaattgttaaaattttttgattaattagtCAAATGATACATTTTTGTATGCAGTTTTGTTTCAAGAGATAAAttcgaattataaaatatttatattaataataaaaaatatgtgatataGAGAAAATAAACTGTATAAGACTAATATTGAAAGTATTGAAGAAAAAGTTGAAAtagatttaatagaaatatttaaagattatattgacataattactaaaatattaaaatgttagaatatgttatttttaataaatatactatgtTAATACTATTTGtctctttaaatttatagcacacaaatcatattttaaatatttttacagatacatcattttgcataattatcgtCAATACTATTTTGTTTTCAACTAATTGTTTACTATTAACTGAGACAGATCAGATAAAAAAGGCACGTTAAAGTCATATTTACGCGTATTTGTAATAGACTCTCGTCATGTATCCGAATCTCTCGTGACCAGCGATGTCCCTGaaatgttcaaaattaaaattatcgtcCTCGTCTTCGCGATTATATTTTGCGAGATTGAGAATAATGCCGAAGGGCCGCAAAATGTACATGCGGGAGCCTCGAGGATTACGAAATaagcaaatataaattatgcgtCTGCAAGTACCATAGCTGCAAGTTAATTTTAGTTTGCGGATCCCAATCGAGCGTTTTTATCGCAAAATCGGCGCCTATGGTAATCTTGTAATTCGAGGAGAACTTCCctggaaaaaacaatttcgaGAGTGTGCGCCGGAGTGAGACACCCGGATTAACAGTGTAGTATCACAGCTGCGCTATTTGACGTATGTATTTATATCGTTAAAACGGATAAGCCGGCTTGCGTGCAtttattttcctcttttttcatTCTACGAACGACCCCGCAATAGCCTC is a genomic window of Monomorium pharaonis isolate MP-MQ-018 chromosome 7, ASM1337386v2, whole genome shotgun sequence containing:
- the LOC105836893 gene encoding ras-related protein Rab-38, coding for MRRADRTMSMTLRGSRRDSDIVSNFVHKEHLFKFLVIGDYGVGKTALVRRYTEGKFSSNYKITIGADFAIKTLDWDPQTKINLQLWDIAGHERFGYMTRVYYKYAVAAALVFDISRAATFQSMKKWLNDLREKVTLPDGSGIPVVLLANKCDISVAVTDEQISKFCKENKIYAWYATSAKNNTNVDAAMRYLVDKVLSARLDNGIRDSIRLRRDSSSNREKIMCCK